From a single Terriglobales bacterium genomic region:
- a CDS encoding rod shape-determining protein produces IVIGVPSEITQVEKRAVMDSAYRAKASEVHLVEQAMVAAIGAGLPITEPSGNMIVDIGGGTTDIAVISLSGIVYSRSVRMAGNQMDEAIMNYLKRKYNLLIGERTAEQIKIEIGSAYPLDKPLTMEIKGRNLIEGVPKTITVDDSEIREALSECVSTIMNAIRVALERTPPELSADISDRGIVLTGGGALLKNLDKRIREETGLPVSIADDPLASVVLGTGKMLSDFKLLRKISIE; encoded by the coding sequence ATCGTGATCGGGGTGCCTTCCGAGATCACCCAGGTGGAGAAGCGGGCGGTGATGGACTCGGCCTACCGCGCCAAGGCCAGCGAGGTGCACCTGGTGGAGCAAGCGATGGTGGCGGCCATCGGCGCCGGGTTGCCGATCACCGAGCCCAGCGGCAACATGATCGTGGACATCGGTGGCGGTACCACCGACATTGCAGTGATCTCACTCAGCGGCATCGTCTACTCGCGTTCTGTGCGCATGGCCGGCAACCAGATGGACGAAGCCATCATGAATTACCTCAAGCGCAAGTACAACCTGCTCATCGGCGAGCGCACTGCCGAGCAGATCAAGATCGAGATCGGCAGCGCCTACCCGCTCGACAAGCCGCTCACCATGGAGATCAAGGGCCGCAACCTGATCGAGGGCGTGCCCAAGACCATCACCGTGGACGACAGCGAGATCCGCGAGGCCCTCAGCGAATGCGTCAGCACCATCATGAACGCCATCCGCGTCGCCCTGGAGCGTACCCCGCCCGAGCTCTCCGCCGACATCAGCGACCGCGGCATCGTGCTGACCGGAGGCGGCGCTCTGCTCAAGAACCTGGACAAGCGCATCCGCGAGGAGACCGGCCTGCCCGTCTCCATCGCCGACGATCCGTTGGCCAGCGTGGTGCTGGGCACCGGCAAGATGCTGAGCGACTTCAAGCTGCTGCGCAAGATTTCGATCGAATAA
- the mreC gene encoding rod shape-determining protein MreC: MENVLARYRNTTILVAVLFVQIIGLAVQVKKPTDAGSMLLIRYWVVSAITPLERAVVSTSRGFRNVWTSYLDLRDVRAENRALKEQIDHMRIDEVRLKQDADQARRLQALLAFKEQVISETVAAQVIGSSGSEQSRILYIDKGANDGIQPDMAVISPGGIVGKVLHTFRHSSQVLEISDQSSGVGAILEKSRLQGILKGSAGGEVSMQYVMSDEKVEPGERVLTSGGDRIFPKGLPIGNVTAVSPGRDLFLNIRIKPAADLSRLEEVLVITRIVDREPESADTGGPMRAADILAQRLPTVEKKAPPEGEKTAATPALSTGPSAAKPKPEAPKPATPGTATQGAERGSSTRAAGSEPRPLANVTKPTGRPAPPPAPSQPVVQPPAQPDQGAPQ, translated from the coding sequence ATGGAGAACGTCTTAGCCCGCTACCGCAACACGACCATCCTGGTCGCGGTTCTCTTCGTGCAGATCATCGGCCTGGCGGTGCAGGTCAAGAAGCCCACCGACGCCGGCTCCATGCTCCTGATCCGCTACTGGGTGGTCAGCGCCATCACTCCCCTGGAGCGGGCCGTGGTCAGCACCAGCCGCGGCTTCCGCAATGTCTGGACCAGCTACCTCGATCTCCGCGACGTGCGGGCCGAGAACCGCGCCCTCAAGGAGCAGATCGACCACATGCGCATCGATGAGGTCCGACTGAAGCAGGATGCCGACCAGGCCCGCCGCCTGCAGGCCCTGCTCGCGTTCAAGGAGCAGGTCATCTCCGAGACGGTGGCCGCCCAGGTCATCGGCTCCAGCGGCAGCGAGCAGTCCCGCATCCTCTACATCGACAAGGGCGCCAACGACGGCATCCAGCCCGACATGGCGGTCATCTCGCCGGGCGGCATCGTGGGCAAGGTATTGCACACCTTCCGCCACTCCTCCCAGGTGCTGGAGATCAGCGATCAGTCGAGCGGCGTGGGTGCCATCCTGGAGAAGTCGCGCCTGCAGGGCATCTTGAAGGGCTCGGCTGGCGGCGAAGTTTCCATGCAGTACGTGATGAGCGACGAGAAGGTCGAGCCCGGCGAGCGCGTGCTCACCAGCGGCGGCGACCGCATCTTCCCCAAAGGGCTGCCCATCGGGAACGTCACCGCCGTCAGTCCCGGACGCGATCTCTTCCTCAACATCCGGATCAAGCCCGCCGCCGACCTCTCCCGCCTGGAGGAGGTGCTGGTCATCACCAGGATCGTGGACAGGGAACCGGAGAGCGCCGACACCGGCGGCCCCATGCGCGCCGCCGACATCCTCGCCCAGCGCCTGCCCACCGTAGAGAAGAAGGCGCCACCCGAAGGCGAGAAGACTGCGGCCACGCCTGCTCTATCTACGGGTCCTTCGGCTGCTAAGCCGAAACCCGAGGCGCCAAAGCCGGCAACCCCCGGAACAGCCACCCAGGGGGCGGAGCGCGGGTCTTCGACCCGCGCCGCCGGGTCAGAGCCCCGGCCTCTGGCGAACGTGACTAAACCCACAGGAAGGCCCGCTCCGCCTCCGGCCCCGAGCCAGCCCGTCGTGCAACCGCCGGCTCAACCCGACCAGGGGGCGCCGCAGTGA
- the mreD gene encoding rod shape-determining protein MreD, with product MNVAVTYTSREEIEVYKFSALATVLIPLLAILAQVFVPVRLRFFSVFDLPLLVTLFFAVARRSQVSGLMTGAVIGLLQDALTHQPLGLYGIAKTVVGYGASSLGVKIDVENPGSRLLIGFVFYWVHQAVYFLVARNIGGLSLEWRWLHAFGAALANGLLAIVVFAILDRYKQRA from the coding sequence GTGAACGTGGCCGTCACTTACACCTCCCGCGAAGAGATCGAGGTTTACAAGTTCAGCGCGCTCGCGACCGTGCTGATCCCCCTGCTCGCCATCCTGGCGCAAGTCTTCGTCCCGGTGCGGCTGCGTTTCTTCTCCGTCTTCGATCTGCCCCTGCTCGTGACCCTGTTCTTTGCCGTGGCCCGGCGCAGCCAGGTCAGCGGCCTGATGACCGGGGCGGTCATCGGCCTGCTCCAGGACGCCTTGACCCACCAGCCCCTGGGGCTCTATGGCATCGCCAAGACGGTTGTCGGATACGGCGCTTCCTCGCTCGGGGTTAAAATCGACGTAGAGAATCCGGGCTCGCGGCTGCTGATCGGCTTTGTCTTTTATTGGGTGCACCAGGCGGTGTACTTCCTGGTGGCCCGCAACATCGGGGGACTCAGCTTGGAGTGGCGCTGGCTGCACGCGTTCGGTGCGGCCCTGGCCAACGGACTGCTGGCGATCGTGGTCTTCGCCATCCTCGACCGCTACAAGCAGCGCGCCTGA
- the mrdA gene encoding penicillin-binding protein 2: protein MFNRDERIPLGKLTFVQYFILAIFLVLGFRLARLQVGDSERYTSLAERNRVRTIPILAPRGKILDREGRVIVDNYPSFSALLLRDQLKDINNDIEKISAGLHMPVSEIKERLRKFAYAPAYQPMVLKDDITPSELAFIESHRNELPELETIMVHRRLYPRNGFMAHLIGYVGEVSEEMLNQPAYELYEPGDVVGRSGVEQAYNDILMGKDGYRRSLVNSRGKEVGRLSETPAIPGKQLKLTIDLDLQIAAEEALDATGKNGGIIAMDPRTGEVLAMVSRPTFDPNDFAVRITRDQWNKLVTDEGKPLLNKTIQAQLAPGSVFKIIMATAGLQEGIAQTMNVNCGGGGVFYGRYFKCWVTAEHRTHGVVGISKAIYQSCDVFFYTLAERLGIGRISRYAADLGFGRRTGIDLPQEVSGVMPSEEWKAKYFKQKWYAGETISVGIGQGAVAVTPVQLMRAIGGIAMGGDLRRPHVANPTDLPPGFKQIGGDMPSEVKFSFDPQNWEIITDAMAEVVQPEGTAPSARLKDIDFAGKTGSAQTMSNALAQKLGHKHSVRDNGWFVGFAPRRNPNIIVAVLLEEGEHGYLAARTSAAVVKAFVEKQRKRGLKMAGADQPTQVSGFWNRPNAEGEDALQAGRVSIATDGSFKPVSAAPGLDLDCVARPCRPGSTGDTPVPQQPALLPPASFLPGVTR, encoded by the coding sequence ATGTTCAATAGAGACGAACGAATCCCGCTCGGAAAACTGACCTTCGTTCAGTACTTCATCCTCGCCATCTTTCTGGTGCTGGGGTTCCGTCTGGCGCGCCTGCAAGTCGGCGACAGCGAGCGCTACACCTCGCTGGCCGAGCGCAATCGGGTCCGCACCATCCCCATCCTGGCGCCGCGCGGCAAGATCCTCGATCGCGAAGGCCGGGTCATCGTGGACAACTACCCCTCGTTCTCCGCCCTGCTGTTGCGCGACCAGCTCAAGGACATCAATAACGATATCGAGAAGATCTCTGCCGGCCTGCACATGCCGGTGTCCGAGATCAAGGAGCGGCTGCGCAAGTTCGCCTACGCCCCGGCCTACCAGCCCATGGTGCTGAAGGACGACATCACCCCCAGCGAACTGGCCTTCATCGAATCCCACCGCAACGAGCTGCCGGAGCTCGAAACCATCATGGTGCACCGCCGGCTGTATCCCCGCAACGGCTTCATGGCGCACCTGATCGGCTATGTGGGCGAGGTCAGCGAGGAAATGCTCAACCAGCCCGCCTACGAGTTGTATGAACCCGGCGACGTGGTCGGCCGTTCCGGGGTGGAGCAGGCCTACAACGACATTCTCATGGGCAAGGACGGCTACCGCCGCTCCCTGGTCAACAGCCGCGGCAAGGAGGTCGGCCGCCTGAGCGAGACCCCCGCCATCCCCGGCAAGCAGCTCAAGCTCACCATCGATCTCGACCTTCAGATCGCCGCCGAGGAGGCTCTCGACGCCACCGGCAAGAACGGCGGCATCATCGCCATGGACCCGCGTACCGGCGAAGTGCTGGCCATGGTCAGCCGCCCCACCTTCGATCCCAACGATTTCGCCGTCCGCATCACCCGTGACCAGTGGAACAAGCTGGTCACCGACGAGGGCAAGCCGCTGCTCAACAAGACCATCCAGGCCCAGCTCGCCCCCGGGTCGGTGTTCAAGATCATCATGGCCACGGCCGGCCTGCAGGAAGGCATCGCCCAGACCATGAACGTCAACTGCGGCGGCGGCGGGGTCTTCTACGGCCGCTACTTCAAGTGCTGGGTGACGGCGGAGCATCGCACCCACGGGGTGGTGGGCATCAGCAAGGCGATCTATCAATCCTGCGACGTCTTCTTCTACACCCTCGCCGAGCGGCTGGGCATCGGCCGCATCTCGAGGTACGCAGCCGACCTGGGGTTCGGCAGGCGCACCGGCATCGATCTCCCGCAGGAAGTTTCAGGCGTCATGCCTTCCGAAGAGTGGAAGGCCAAGTACTTCAAGCAGAAGTGGTATGCCGGCGAGACCATCTCGGTCGGCATCGGGCAGGGCGCGGTGGCGGTCACGCCGGTGCAGTTGATGCGCGCCATCGGCGGCATCGCCATGGGCGGCGACCTGCGCCGGCCGCACGTCGCCAACCCCACCGACCTGCCGCCCGGGTTCAAGCAGATCGGCGGCGACATGCCCAGCGAGGTGAAGTTCAGTTTCGATCCCCAGAACTGGGAGATCATCACCGACGCGATGGCCGAGGTCGTGCAGCCCGAAGGCACTGCTCCCAGCGCCCGCCTGAAAGACATTGATTTCGCCGGCAAGACCGGCAGCGCCCAGACCATGAGCAACGCCCTGGCCCAGAAGCTCGGCCACAAGCACTCGGTGCGCGACAACGGCTGGTTCGTCGGCTTCGCCCCCCGCCGCAATCCCAACATCATCGTCGCCGTCCTGCTCGAGGAAGGTGAACACGGATACCTGGCCGCCCGGACCTCCGCCGCGGTGGTCAAAGCGTTCGTCGAAAAGCAGAGGAAGCGCGGCCTGAAGATGGCCGGCGCCGATCAGCCTACCCAGGTCTCCGGCTTCTGGAACCGGCCCAATGCCGAGGGTGAAGACGCCCTCCAGGCCGGCCGCGTGTCGATTGCAACCGATGGTTCATTCAAACCAGTGAGCGCCGCGCCAGGCCTCGATCTCGATTGTGTGGCCCGGCCGTGCCGGCCGGGGAGCACGGGCGACACGCCCGTGCCACAACAGCCCGCCCTCCTGCCTCCTGCCTCTTTCTTGCCTGGGGTGACTCGCTAG
- the rodA gene encoding rod shape-determining protein RodA yields MARFFSVRDFDWVLLAFVLVICGLGIMEIYSATYNTKFAGVHVKQVYWILAGLGVMFLMSLIDYHALLDSVHWFYIASVISLLAVLVIGKKYLGARRWIQLPGGQHFQPSEWVKLILIVAIAKYFADSKSEEASVSDIVKAGALVAVPMLLVLKQPDLGTALTYLPIAVMGLFLGGIRYRHAAAIILIAALMLPVAWHFLKPYQKERLVSFMQPEADPQGSGYQVQQSLIAVGSGGIWGKGATKGSQTVGGFLPVPHTDFAFAAFCEEHGFVGALLLLLLYFVVLMRLVHNAQTAPDRAGAFVVMGVVAVLTFHVLVNIGMVVGFMPVTGIPLPLLSYGGSSVLFTFLALGIVMNIRMRRFVN; encoded by the coding sequence GTGGCCCGTTTCTTCTCCGTCCGCGATTTCGATTGGGTCCTGCTGGCTTTTGTCCTGGTCATCTGCGGTCTGGGCATCATGGAGATCTACAGCGCCACCTACAACACCAAGTTCGCCGGCGTCCATGTCAAGCAGGTGTACTGGATCCTCGCCGGACTGGGCGTGATGTTCCTCATGAGCCTCATCGACTACCACGCCCTGCTCGATAGCGTGCACTGGTTCTACATCGCCTCCGTCATTTCCTTGCTGGCGGTACTGGTGATCGGCAAGAAGTACCTGGGCGCGCGCCGCTGGATCCAATTGCCCGGCGGACAGCATTTCCAGCCCTCGGAGTGGGTCAAGCTCATTCTCATCGTGGCCATCGCCAAGTACTTCGCCGACTCCAAGAGCGAGGAAGCCTCCGTCTCCGACATCGTGAAAGCCGGCGCCTTGGTCGCCGTGCCCATGCTCCTGGTGCTCAAGCAGCCCGACCTGGGCACCGCCCTCACCTATCTCCCCATCGCGGTGATGGGACTTTTCCTGGGCGGCATCCGTTACCGCCACGCCGCCGCCATCATCCTCATCGCAGCCCTGATGCTGCCGGTGGCCTGGCATTTCCTCAAGCCCTACCAGAAGGAGCGCCTGGTCAGCTTCATGCAGCCGGAGGCCGACCCCCAGGGCTCCGGGTACCAAGTTCAGCAATCCCTCATCGCCGTTGGTTCCGGAGGTATTTGGGGCAAAGGGGCCACCAAAGGCTCGCAAACAGTGGGCGGATTCCTTCCCGTGCCCCACACCGACTTCGCCTTTGCCGCCTTCTGCGAGGAGCACGGATTTGTAGGCGCGCTGCTCCTGCTGCTGCTATACTTTGTAGTGCTGATGCGTCTGGTCCACAATGCCCAGACGGCGCCTGACCGTGCCGGGGCCTTCGTGGTCATGGGCGTGGTTGCGGTCCTGACCTTCCACGTCCTGGTGAACATCGGCATGGTGGTCGGATTCATGCCGGTCACCGGTATCCCGCTGCCGCTGTTGAGTTACGGCGGCTCGTCGGTTCTTTTCACGTTCCTGGCCCTGGGGATCGTCATGAACATCCGCATGCGCCGGTTCGTGAACTGA
- a CDS encoding Rne/Rng family ribonuclease, whose protein sequence is MSKELFVSSTPHETKVAIVEEDQLAEIYFERENEYTLAGSVYKGKVTRVLPGMQSAFVDIGLERDAFLYVTDFLEEQEDQEEFDRIITEAHDESVHGRGPEPVPSSAPILPPAEPIELRPPAEPAPAQNVPEERGDDRNGGRWRNRRRRRRGGRGIPDSKFANEGSRAEAAPGHEPEREQPREPERPRESRPPRFGPPAGYQPIILPGESISKYRNLPPQPPTAVSAAETTAPEHVEASANVEPQRNVAEQWTAEDRARYEEPRDTGDVRAAAVVPTPDTQEPPRELLDAAAHEAREAAARSEQMNVAAVFGGEAATREEPPVETPGRASHEHLEPPPPAAFAPGQGVLEEETIEEEETEQAGFSEASDDIEFEELEEETLEHGAQPFNGETPNSGPEDIGEEVKLHTAESLAEGEYEEDTEEVEGEEEGFEEAEAEAEAEVSAEGAEQEEGARAELRAPTGTAGYQQRGGQRPGFDRRRGRGRRGGRRMGGGPRRNIQRGGQPQISELLKEGQEILVQIAKEPMGKKGARITSHIALPGRYLVFMPTVNHIGVSRKIASDEERQRLKRILQSEHAGPGGFIVRTAAAGASEDDLRADVRFLLNLWSEIRHRADDAKAPALIYHDLNLVERILRDQVTQNFSQIWVDTESEYERVLRFANRFQPGLVKRVKLYSKETPLFEQFNIQDELNKALKSKVWLKSGGYIVINQTEALVAIDINTGKYVGKTARLEDTIVKTNVDAVKEIVRQIRLRDLGGIIVIDFIDMDERRNRQKVLQALEEELRHDRAPSKVLQFNDFGLVAITRKRVKQSLERTLGQPCSYCTGTGLIKSVSTVCNEIYVEMRKVAKHLEGRDVVLRVNPEVAKALKANNARWLTELEELTRRNVIVKSDPLLHQEQFDIN, encoded by the coding sequence ATGTCGAAAGAATTGTTCGTCTCTTCGACCCCGCACGAGACCAAAGTCGCGATCGTCGAAGAGGACCAGTTAGCAGAGATCTATTTCGAGCGTGAGAACGAGTACACGCTCGCCGGTTCGGTGTACAAGGGCAAGGTCACGCGGGTGCTTCCGGGCATGCAGTCGGCCTTCGTGGACATCGGCCTCGAGCGCGACGCCTTCCTTTACGTCACTGACTTCCTCGAAGAGCAGGAAGACCAGGAAGAGTTCGACCGCATCATCACTGAGGCGCACGATGAATCCGTCCACGGCCGGGGCCCCGAGCCGGTCCCCAGCTCCGCCCCCATCCTGCCGCCGGCTGAACCCATCGAGCTGCGCCCGCCAGCCGAGCCCGCGCCGGCCCAGAACGTTCCGGAAGAGCGCGGTGATGACCGCAACGGAGGCCGCTGGCGCAATCGCCGCCGCCGTCGCCGGGGCGGGCGCGGCATCCCCGACTCCAAGTTCGCGAATGAAGGGTCGCGCGCCGAGGCCGCGCCCGGTCACGAACCGGAGCGCGAGCAGCCGCGAGAGCCGGAGCGCCCTCGCGAGTCTCGTCCCCCACGCTTTGGTCCGCCCGCCGGATACCAGCCCATCATCCTGCCCGGCGAGTCCATCTCCAAGTACCGCAATCTGCCGCCGCAGCCGCCCACGGCGGTAAGTGCGGCCGAAACAACCGCTCCAGAGCACGTAGAGGCTTCTGCGAACGTTGAACCGCAGAGAAATGTGGCAGAGCAGTGGACCGCTGAGGACCGTGCACGGTACGAAGAACCTAGAGACACCGGCGACGTCCGCGCTGCCGCTGTCGTTCCCACTCCGGACACCCAGGAGCCCCCGCGCGAATTGCTCGATGCCGCAGCCCACGAGGCACGTGAGGCCGCGGCGAGATCTGAGCAGATGAACGTCGCCGCCGTCTTCGGCGGCGAAGCCGCGACCCGCGAGGAACCTCCGGTAGAGACGCCCGGCAGGGCGTCTCACGAGCACCTCGAGCCTCCTCCGCCCGCCGCCTTCGCTCCCGGCCAGGGCGTCCTCGAGGAAGAGACCATCGAGGAAGAGGAGACCGAGCAGGCCGGGTTCTCCGAAGCCTCCGACGACATCGAGTTCGAAGAACTCGAGGAAGAGACCCTCGAGCACGGTGCTCAGCCCTTCAACGGCGAGACTCCCAACTCCGGCCCCGAGGACATCGGCGAAGAGGTGAAGCTGCACACCGCCGAGTCACTCGCCGAGGGCGAGTACGAGGAGGACACCGAGGAGGTCGAAGGCGAGGAAGAGGGCTTCGAAGAGGCCGAGGCCGAAGCCGAAGCCGAGGTCTCAGCCGAAGGCGCCGAGCAGGAAGAAGGCGCACGTGCCGAGCTGCGCGCTCCTACCGGCACCGCCGGATACCAGCAGCGCGGCGGCCAGCGCCCCGGCTTCGACCGCCGCCGTGGACGCGGACGTCGCGGTGGGCGCCGCATGGGCGGCGGTCCGCGCCGCAACATCCAGCGCGGCGGCCAGCCCCAGATCTCCGAGCTCCTGAAAGAGGGCCAGGAGATCCTCGTCCAGATCGCCAAGGAACCCATGGGCAAGAAGGGCGCGCGCATCACCAGCCACATCGCGCTCCCCGGACGCTACCTGGTGTTCATGCCCACCGTGAACCACATCGGCGTCTCCCGCAAGATCGCCTCCGACGAGGAGCGCCAGCGCCTGAAGCGCATCCTGCAGTCCGAGCATGCGGGCCCGGGCGGCTTCATCGTCCGCACCGCCGCCGCCGGCGCCAGCGAGGACGACCTCCGCGCCGACGTGCGCTTCCTCCTCAACCTCTGGTCCGAGATCCGCCATCGCGCCGACGATGCCAAGGCCCCGGCGCTCATCTACCACGACCTCAACCTGGTGGAACGCATCCTGCGCGACCAGGTCACGCAGAACTTCTCCCAGATCTGGGTGGACACGGAATCGGAATACGAGCGCGTGCTGCGCTTCGCCAACCGCTTCCAGCCCGGCCTGGTCAAGCGCGTCAAGCTCTACTCCAAGGAGACGCCCCTGTTCGAGCAGTTCAACATCCAGGACGAGCTCAACAAGGCGCTCAAGTCCAAGGTCTGGCTCAAGTCCGGCGGATACATCGTCATCAACCAGACCGAGGCCCTGGTGGCCATCGACATCAACACTGGCAAGTACGTCGGCAAGACCGCGCGCCTGGAAGACACCATCGTCAAGACCAACGTGGACGCGGTGAAGGAGATCGTGCGCCAGATCCGCCTGCGCGACCTGGGCGGCATCATCGTCATCGACTTCATCGACATGGACGAGCGCCGCAACCGGCAGAAAGTCCTGCAGGCCCTGGAAGAGGAGCTGCGCCACGACCGCGCCCCCTCCAAGGTGCTCCAGTTCAACGATTTCGGACTGGTGGCCATCACCCGCAAACGGGTCAAGCAGTCGCTGGAACGCACTCTCGGCCAGCCCTGCAGCTACTGCACCGGCACCGGCCTGATCAAGTCGGTCAGCACCGTCTGCAACGAGATCTATGTCGAGATGCGCAAGGTCGCCAAGCATCTCGAGGGCCGGGACGTC